Genomic segment of Acidimicrobiia bacterium:
CCGGGCCTCTTCGCACACCGTTACCAAGTCTTGCTCGGCCATCAATGCTTTGAGCCGGCGATACTCCGGGCCCGTGTCTAACTTGACCTTCATCCAATCTGGCTTGCGCTCCACCGGCGGCGGTTCCCCCGGGCCTTCGCCACGGGTAAAGGCCGCCACATCAATAGGCCGGCCCGCCCACGCCACATCGGTTCGTTCCACCGGGCCATTAGCCCACAACGCAGTCGCTCGCTTGGCCACCAAGCCAGCCACTTGTTCCATGGTGGCCTCAATACCTTCAGCAGACAGAGAGGTCACCCCGTAATCGCTAATGCCACAGGGCACCATGCGCTCAAAAAAACTCATGTCTGGGTCTACATTTAAGGCAAACCCGTGCATGGACCGGCTCCGGCTAAGCCGCACCCCAATGGCGGCAATCTTTCTGGGGTTCTGGCCCGTTGGGTCTACCCACACCCCGGGGTAACCATCAAAACGGCCCACCTCGCTAAGCCCCAAATCTTGACACACCCCAATAATTAGGTCCTCCACGCTGCGCACATACGCCACCGGGTCGGCCATGGAGCCCTGGCCTTTGCCTTCGAGATGCAACAACGGGTAACCCACCAACTGGCCCGGGCCATGAAAAGTAATATCGCCGCCCCGGTCGGTGTGCACTAACTCGGCGCCCACTTCTTCCGGCGGCGCCAACAAATGCTCGGTGGTGGCCCTTCGCCCCAAGGTGTACACGGCATGGTGTTCCAACAACAACAAATAATCGTCGGCGCTGTGCG
This window contains:
- the lipB gene encoding lipoyl(octanoyl) transferase LipB, producing the protein MGTDRPFRIRWLGRVRYNDALALQHGAVAHSADDYLLLLEHHAVYTLGRRATTEHLLAPPEEVGAELVHTDRGGDITFHGPGQLVGYPLLHLEGKGQGSMADPVAYVRSVEDLIIGVCQDLGLSEVGRFDGYPGVWVDPTGQNPRKIAAIGVRLSRSRSMHGFALNVDPDMSFFERMVPCGISDYGVTSLSAEGIEATMEQVAGLVAKRATALWANGPVERTDVAWAGRPIDVAAFTRGEGPGEPPPVERKPDWMKVKLDTGPEYRRLKALMAEQDLVTVCEEAR